In Alkalihalobacterium alkalinitrilicum, a genomic segment contains:
- a CDS encoding MFS transporter: protein MPTTLSAPSKTENDVLLEENKLILIWTLTTLLVVMNTTMFNIALPFIFTDFSLSSSTASWLVSGYSITFAISTLTFGRLSDFIPISKLLLIGISILAIASVIGFFATNFGVLLFARILQAAGGGPVMALSIVVAGRYIPLVRRGKAMAYIASSASLGFGLGPVIGGVITQYLGWNYLFVVTGLSVLSIPFFLKLLPKEVIRKGHFDLFGAILTGLSVIGLLLFISTFSYSILIVTVLLFTIWWKYLHKVEAPFIPPTLLRNSQYTKILFIGSVAFFINFSNLFLIPIMLTTVFGKGPVEVGMFIFPGAVIAMLAGQVIGRLIDRYGNGLLFISGLLFLFSATILFAWLSTSQPYFILLTYMFASIGFTSLSTCISNEVTRLLPTTQIGTGIGIVQLTQLFGGGLGVTISGLLLTVQESLSPEIIYRNIYFTFSFVVLLAVIVYILYYRKARSQS, encoded by the coding sequence ATGCCTACTACATTATCTGCTCCTTCCAAAACTGAAAACGACGTACTCCTGGAAGAAAATAAACTCATTCTAATATGGACATTAACGACTTTGCTCGTAGTAATGAATACGACAATGTTCAATATTGCATTACCTTTTATATTTACAGACTTTTCCTTAAGTTCATCAACGGCTTCATGGTTAGTTTCTGGTTATTCCATCACGTTTGCTATTTCAACGCTGACTTTTGGTAGATTATCTGACTTTATTCCAATATCTAAACTCCTTCTCATTGGGATCAGCATATTAGCAATAGCATCGGTCATTGGTTTCTTCGCAACCAACTTTGGAGTTTTATTATTTGCCCGAATTCTGCAAGCTGCTGGCGGGGGACCTGTTATGGCATTAAGCATAGTAGTGGCTGGCCGATATATTCCTCTTGTAAGGCGTGGAAAAGCGATGGCATATATAGCTTCATCCGCTTCATTGGGATTTGGGTTAGGTCCTGTAATCGGGGGAGTTATTACTCAATACTTGGGATGGAACTACCTTTTTGTTGTCACTGGATTATCTGTTTTATCCATTCCTTTCTTCCTAAAATTATTACCTAAAGAGGTGATTAGGAAAGGCCATTTTGATCTTTTCGGTGCTATTCTCACTGGGCTCAGCGTTATCGGACTCTTACTTTTTATATCTACCTTTTCGTATAGTATTTTGATAGTAACTGTTCTTCTCTTTACGATATGGTGGAAATATCTACATAAGGTAGAAGCGCCTTTTATACCGCCAACCCTTCTTAGAAATTCGCAATATACTAAAATTCTGTTTATTGGCAGTGTAGCTTTTTTTATCAACTTTTCGAATTTGTTTTTAATACCCATTATGCTTACAACTGTATTCGGAAAAGGACCAGTCGAAGTAGGAATGTTTATTTTTCCTGGAGCGGTTATTGCCATGTTGGCTGGACAAGTGATTGGGAGGTTAATTGATCGTTACGGCAATGGCCTATTGTTTATCTCAGGTCTCTTATTTTTATTCAGTGCGACCATTTTATTTGCATGGTTATCCACCTCTCAGCCTTATTTTATCCTGTTAACTTACATGTTTGCTAGTATAGGATTCACCTCATTGTCAACCTGTATTTCTAATGAGGTAACAAGGCTCTTGCCAACAACCCAAATTGGAACTGGGATAGGGATTGTTCAATTAACACAACTTTTCGGTGGCGGGCTCGGAGTTACGATTTCGGGATTATTATTAACCGTACAAGAAAGTTTATCTCCAGAAATCATATATAGAAATATTTATTTTACTTTTTCCTTTGTAGTCCTCCTTGCTGTCATAGTATACATTTTATATTATCGAAAAGCTAGGTCACAATCATAG
- a CDS encoding PaaI family thioesterase: MKHLEGLKKMAKGEIPGSPAAQVLGFNVVDVEEGKVVIEMTADERLHNPMGTLHGGILCDIADAAMGYAFATTLADDELFSTVDIKLNFLKPIFKSKLRAEGTLIKKGSSVGLLECHVYDEKQSLVAHSTSTCMILQGNSAGKRLKNE; encoded by the coding sequence TTGAAACATTTAGAAGGGTTAAAGAAAATGGCAAAAGGCGAAATTCCAGGGTCACCTGCTGCACAAGTACTTGGTTTTAACGTAGTAGATGTTGAAGAAGGTAAGGTTGTAATTGAAATGACTGCCGATGAACGGTTACACAATCCGATGGGTACTTTACATGGAGGAATATTATGTGACATAGCAGATGCTGCCATGGGCTACGCGTTTGCTACTACATTAGCTGATGATGAGCTTTTTTCAACAGTCGACATAAAATTAAATTTCCTCAAACCTATTTTTAAGTCAAAACTCCGAGCTGAAGGAACGTTAATTAAAAAAGGTTCTTCTGTCGGATTGCTCGAATGTCATGTTTATGATGAAAAACAAAGCCTCGTTGCACATTCAACAAGTACATGTATGATTTTACAGGGAAATTCGGCTGGAAAAAGATTGAAAAATGAATAA
- a CDS encoding TetR/AcrR family transcriptional regulator gives MGRHKEFDETEVLLKAMVVFWRNGYEKTSMQDLVDSMNIHRRSIYDTFGDKQTLFLRALQLFEEIIEKKIQHEVKPTHSVKLAVQRLFEMAVIPDDRSPPGCFIVNTAVELTQHDQEIAEKINKSFHKTETLIYELLLQGQIHGEISDQLDLENVAQFIHNSFIGIRVLSKTTDDKNKLRNIINSTLAVLD, from the coding sequence ATGGGAAGGCACAAAGAATTTGATGAGACCGAGGTTTTGCTTAAAGCAATGGTGGTATTTTGGCGAAATGGTTATGAAAAAACGTCGATGCAAGATTTAGTTGACAGTATGAACATCCATCGTAGAAGTATTTATGACACGTTTGGGGATAAGCAGACGTTATTTCTAAGAGCTTTACAACTTTTCGAAGAAATTATCGAGAAAAAAATTCAGCATGAGGTTAAGCCTACCCATTCCGTTAAATTAGCGGTTCAGAGATTATTTGAAATGGCTGTAATTCCTGATGATAGAAGTCCACCAGGATGTTTTATTGTAAATACGGCAGTTGAACTCACCCAACATGACCAAGAAATTGCCGAGAAAATCAATAAAAGCTTTCATAAGACAGAAACATTAATATACGAATTATTATTACAAGGACAAATACACGGTGAAATATCCGATCAACTTGATCTAGAAAATGTAGCTCAATTCATTCATAATTCCTTCATTGGTATAAGAGTATTATCCAAAACAACAGATGATAAAAATAAACTTCGCAACATCATTAATTCAACTTTAGCTGTTTTAGATTAA
- a CDS encoding DUF6904 family protein, producing MGNREVRFVDNGLDQDKMRYLSIAANDKNIYLVCNVLWPEVLFVTMGLNDFNGKRSENQWPKRRMRKPGQRRKALSIKSS from the coding sequence ATGGGAAACCGAGAAGTAAGGTTTGTCGATAATGGACTAGATCAAGATAAGATGAGATATTTGTCCATTGCTGCAAATGACAAAAATATTTATCTAGTCTGTAATGTTTTATGGCCAGAAGTCCTTTTTGTTACAATGGGATTAAATGATTTTAATGGTAAAAGGAGTGAGAATCAATGGCCAAAAAGAAGAATGAGGAAGCCTGGGCAGAGGCGAAAAGCGCTGTCGATTAAATCAAGCTGA
- a CDS encoding RQC-minor-1 family DNA-binding protein produces MKNSNRLSQEEIKVILRAADEIVTRGGRTLLAKILKGSKEKKVLELELNRCPVYGYFKSEKLDDIMQKIDWMIDYDFLDIEYFGKLPMIVFTDRGWKIESDQYTDELLNEWREWLKQGIISPDMTYLKDRNRPMILLFLSKIKESGEKAFIPYLKLWETVDYKKVREEIRKTIDELEDKQPMDVQVVQERTESINEALKGSAPQDLLLKCWECGKRFTFTIGEQQFYKEKGFTYPKRCEECRNQRNDMFF; encoded by the coding sequence ATGAAGAACAGTAACCGATTATCGCAAGAGGAAATAAAAGTCATATTGAGAGCTGCTGACGAAATTGTTACACGAGGAGGACGAACGCTTCTCGCCAAAATTTTAAAGGGGTCAAAGGAGAAGAAAGTTTTGGAGCTAGAGCTTAATCGTTGTCCTGTCTATGGTTATTTTAAATCTGAGAAACTAGACGATATTATGCAAAAAATTGATTGGATGATTGATTATGATTTCCTCGATATTGAGTATTTTGGGAAACTACCTATGATCGTTTTTACAGATCGAGGCTGGAAAATCGAGTCCGATCAATATACGGACGAACTGTTAAATGAATGGCGAGAATGGCTCAAACAGGGGATAATTTCCCCGGATATGACCTATTTAAAGGATCGGAATAGGCCAATGATTTTATTATTTCTTTCAAAGATTAAGGAATCTGGTGAGAAAGCATTTATCCCTTATTTAAAATTATGGGAAACAGTGGATTATAAGAAGGTAAGAGAAGAAATTCGAAAAACGATCGATGAACTGGAAGATAAACAGCCGATGGATGTACAAGTTGTACAGGAGAGAACAGAGTCGATTAATGAGGCTTTAAAAGGTTCAGCTCCGCAAGATTTACTTTTGAAATGCTGGGAATGTGGGAAACGATTTACTTTTACAATCGGTGAGCAGCAATTTTATAAGGAAAAAGGATTTACCTATCCGAAAAGATGTGAAGAGTGTCGAAATCAAAGGAATGATATGTTCTTTTAG
- a CDS encoding DUF6398 domain-containing protein produces MARANVKEKVEEKKAELLKLSLEFSKEYLNQEYDDVIQKLINKMARKREVPFVSGRIEIWAAAVIHALGTINFLFDKSSQPYVSATDIFDYFGTKQSTTSQKSKKIRDMFKMTYFDSNFSIQSVDQDNPFNQLSLVNGLIVPQDMLEEEEVEIEEWEVLAAEILGVTKFERGKKYKESLLFKSLNVNEKSLIRFYDYLMKLVKFPFSGLYEEEIGPLEVAEFEVSCIGLDQEMKVDEFYGILVECRHGRKKVILPLASISIEEGHMNFNWIELYHNWFWSYR; encoded by the coding sequence ATGGCAAGGGCGAATGTTAAAGAAAAAGTAGAGGAAAAGAAAGCAGAATTACTAAAATTATCACTAGAATTTAGTAAGGAATATTTAAACCAAGAATACGATGATGTGATTCAAAAGTTAATTAATAAAATGGCAAGGAAAAGAGAGGTCCCTTTTGTGTCTGGCCGTATTGAAATTTGGGCTGCAGCCGTCATCCATGCTTTAGGAACGATCAATTTTTTATTTGATAAATCAAGTCAACCATATGTCTCAGCAACAGATATTTTTGACTATTTTGGCACTAAGCAAAGCACGACCTCACAAAAATCTAAGAAAATTCGAGATATGTTTAAGATGACTTATTTTGATAGTAACTTTTCCATACAATCAGTTGATCAGGATAATCCTTTCAATCAATTATCTCTCGTCAACGGACTCATTGTTCCTCAAGATATGCTTGAAGAGGAGGAGGTTGAAATTGAAGAGTGGGAGGTTTTAGCTGCAGAAATTTTAGGAGTTACGAAGTTTGAGAGAGGTAAAAAGTATAAAGAAAGTCTATTGTTCAAGTCGCTTAACGTCAATGAAAAAAGTTTAATCCGCTTTTATGATTATTTAATGAAACTCGTAAAATTTCCATTTTCAGGATTGTATGAAGAAGAGATTGGGCCTCTAGAAGTCGCAGAATTTGAAGTGAGTTGTATTGGTTTAGATCAAGAGATGAAAGTTGATGAATTTTATGGAATATTGGTTGAATGCAGGCATGGGAGGAAGAAAGTCATACTTCCACTAGCTTCCATCTCTATAGAAGAAGGTCACATGAATTTTAATTGGATCGAGTTATATCATAATTGGTTTTGGTCATACCGTTAG
- a CDS encoding type II toxin-antitoxin system RelE/ParE family toxin: MVIKWTNQALEGFSNIQSQHFTLEETKEHKKVVKKIEEKIALLGTSIPADKPEWEGSYKIIIDKYIIYYSFSNEGTTCYIEYFKHSRQKR, translated from the coding sequence ATGGTAATAAAATGGACCAATCAAGCATTAGAAGGATTTAGCAACATTCAAAGTCAGCACTTCACTTTAGAGGAGACAAAAGAACATAAGAAAGTAGTTAAAAAGATTGAAGAAAAGATTGCTCTTCTAGGTACTAGTATTCCAGCAGATAAACCAGAATGGGAAGGCAGTTATAAGATAATTATTGATAAATATATTATTTACTATTCGTTTTCTAATGAGGGTACAACATGTTATATAGAATATTTTAAGCACTCTAGACAAAAGCGTTAG
- a CDS encoding GNAT family N-acetyltransferase has product MEFKLLAKNDLIKCTETFIEVFNDEPWNDEWTFTKAKKYLLSFYQTPGFLGVLAVENDGILGFIFGVNRVWWSGDEFFINEMCVKTQCQNKGIGRAMLNHLIKELHSSNISNIILLTDRGIPAEEFYKKNGFEEIERIIFLHKNIKL; this is encoded by the coding sequence TTGGAATTTAAACTATTAGCAAAAAATGATTTAATTAAATGTACGGAAACATTTATTGAAGTATTCAATGATGAGCCTTGGAATGATGAATGGACATTTACAAAGGCTAAAAAATATTTACTGAGTTTTTACCAGACACCTGGATTTTTAGGCGTTTTAGCGGTAGAAAACGACGGAATTCTCGGCTTTATTTTTGGTGTAAATAGAGTATGGTGGAGCGGAGATGAGTTTTTTATTAATGAAATGTGTGTAAAAACACAATGTCAAAATAAGGGTATTGGAAGAGCGATGTTAAATCATTTAATAAAAGAGCTTCATAGCAGTAATATAAGTAACATTATACTTCTCACAGATAGGGGTATACCTGCCGAAGAATTTTATAAGAAAAATGGTTTTGAAGAAATAGAAAGAATCATTTTCTTGCATAAGAACATCAAACTATAG
- a CDS encoding Cof-type HAD-IIB family hydrolase produces MKLIASDLDGTLLNEVGEVSSENAAAIRKAQSQGILFVVVSGRSYEYARKPLQNVGITCPVICTNGAAIFSEEGKLVKKSLLHKRPAKQVLSTCLEEDVYMEIFTNKGGFSTNYERYLQVVLNIFETANPSINKETVLHFAEARFKDENIIVNNNFEEIIDDEEVEIYKMLAFSKQNSQLESIRASLTSVEKLVITTSASGNLEFNDIEAQKGIALRHFAQHLGIDMRDVMAIGDNFNDETMLKMAGLGVAMGNASEEIKALADVTTKSNIDHGVAFAIEERLHNRL; encoded by the coding sequence ATGAAATTAATTGCATCCGATTTAGACGGAACACTTTTAAATGAAGTTGGTGAAGTAAGTTCTGAAAATGCGGCAGCGATAAGAAAAGCACAGAGTCAAGGGATACTATTTGTTGTTGTATCAGGAAGATCGTACGAGTATGCCCGAAAGCCGCTTCAGAATGTGGGCATAACTTGTCCAGTCATTTGCACAAATGGTGCAGCGATCTTTTCAGAAGAGGGAAAGCTAGTGAAAAAATCACTTTTACATAAACGGCCTGCAAAACAGGTTCTTTCTACTTGTTTAGAAGAAGATGTTTATATGGAAATATTTACGAATAAAGGAGGGTTTTCGACTAATTATGAACGATATTTACAAGTCGTTCTTAATATTTTTGAAACAGCCAACCCTTCTATCAATAAAGAAACGGTTCTCCATTTTGCAGAGGCGCGTTTTAAGGATGAAAATATTATTGTCAACAATAACTTTGAAGAGATTATTGATGACGAAGAAGTGGAAATATATAAAATGCTTGCTTTTTCTAAACAAAATAGTCAGTTGGAGTCGATACGAGCTTCGTTAACATCTGTTGAAAAACTAGTAATAACCACTTCAGCAAGTGGAAACCTGGAGTTCAATGATATCGAAGCTCAAAAAGGAATCGCATTACGCCACTTTGCACAACATTTAGGAATTGACATGCGTGATGTCATGGCAATAGGTGATAATTTTAATGATGAGACGATGTTAAAAATGGCAGGCCTTGGTGTTGCAATGGGAAATGCATCTGAAGAAATTAAAGCATTAGCTGACGTGACGACGAAATCAAACATCGATCATGGCGTAGCCTTTGCTATAGAAGAAAGACTTCATAATCGTCTATAA
- a CDS encoding lactonase family protein translates to MEKIKGYIGTYTKGDSKGIYSFTLDLQVPQIQDVKVAAYIENPTYLTIDRTNKYLYSVAKKGETGGIAVYTIDDISGDLQLLDSQLEEGPNPCHVSVDSQNNYVVNANYHKGTVQLMGFNNNNEKILSTLSTVKHEGSGPNKDRQEKPHVHYSGFTPDEKFIVVIDLGIDKLITYEVNDEKLNEVNSLSLQPGSGPRHLEFHPNGQFAYLMTELSSQVITLAYDRENGSFTEVQHTLTIPENFTENNQGSAIHVSSDGKFVYVSNRGHNSIASFSVDESGHLTLIDFTPTEGAWPRDFVLDPTEKFLVVSNQESCNLTLFARNTTTGTLARIQSDIAVPYPVCVKFLNT, encoded by the coding sequence ATGGAAAAAATAAAAGGTTATATAGGAACTTACACAAAAGGAGATAGCAAAGGAATTTATAGCTTCACTCTAGATTTGCAAGTACCGCAAATCCAAGATGTAAAGGTTGCTGCCTATATTGAAAATCCAACGTATTTAACAATCGATCGTACGAATAAATATCTCTATTCCGTTGCGAAGAAAGGTGAGACAGGTGGTATTGCTGTTTATACAATAGACGATATATCTGGTGACCTTCAACTTCTTGACAGTCAACTCGAAGAAGGCCCTAACCCATGTCATGTTAGTGTTGATAGTCAAAATAATTATGTGGTCAATGCTAATTACCATAAGGGTACTGTACAGTTAATGGGATTCAACAATAATAATGAGAAGATTTTATCTACTCTATCCACCGTTAAACACGAAGGATCTGGGCCAAATAAAGATAGACAAGAAAAACCTCATGTTCATTACTCAGGATTTACACCTGACGAAAAGTTTATTGTCGTAATCGATCTAGGTATTGATAAACTTATCACGTACGAAGTGAATGATGAAAAGTTAAATGAAGTAAATAGTCTATCGCTTCAGCCTGGAAGTGGACCTAGACATCTGGAGTTTCATCCCAATGGTCAATTTGCTTACCTTATGACTGAGTTAAGCTCACAAGTCATTACTTTAGCCTACGATAGGGAGAATGGAAGTTTTACAGAAGTACAACACACCTTAACTATTCCAGAAAACTTTACTGAAAACAACCAGGGGAGTGCCATTCATGTCTCATCTGATGGGAAATTTGTTTATGTCAGTAATAGAGGACATAATAGTATCGCTTCCTTTAGCGTTGATGAATCTGGTCACTTAACATTAATTGACTTTACTCCAACAGAAGGTGCATGGCCAAGAGATTTTGTATTAGATCCAACCGAAAAATTCCTAGTCGTTTCAAACCAAGAGTCCTGCAATCTTACTTTATTTGCAAGGAACACAACTACAGGAACCTTAGCACGAATACAATCGGATATAGCTGTCCCATATCCAGTATGTGTAAAATTTTTAAATACTTAA
- a CDS encoding M20/M25/M40 family metallo-hydrolase, which translates to MKTWNQLFVRCGWVLVEKEKDVFACKNETEVNLQFLFQSLDKANIRYHFNKGVLTILSSIISEDQWLETVDYDYRGRGEGLWFDSSKEQPKIHELDLFISGIVRQVNRLGYETLGSCDGHGRRAAHVMISKEKKIEELVELLLAFGCKSVNWREHRNSYHLSLHLKQHELLDLAENMSLVEESWLEQGYEFIKQQRFYHLLEQLLNIPGVSGNEERVRKFVIEKLTPYVDHISVDRAGNVLAEKIYRGGHGPVILFNAHLDTVYEIEPGRKIVKNGNTWSSSKGILGADDRAGIAVLLHTAEYLSQHSSFSGKVKFIFTVEEECGLVGAREVDEYFLWGTDAAIVVDRRGTGDIVTSCGGYFPFCHPQYGAFFEEIAVIEGLNGWATTKGGSSDTRIWAEHSIESVNLSAGYRNEHTEEEILDVEACYGTAQLLEEVLRNDKKLRAVLRGIKREQFADTILKTAL; encoded by the coding sequence ATGAAAACATGGAATCAATTATTCGTACGATGTGGATGGGTACTGGTTGAAAAGGAAAAAGATGTGTTTGCGTGTAAAAATGAAACAGAGGTCAATCTTCAATTTCTATTTCAAAGTCTTGATAAGGCCAACATTCGTTATCATTTTAATAAAGGAGTACTCACGATTTTAAGTTCCATCATTTCAGAAGATCAATGGCTTGAAACAGTAGATTATGATTATCGAGGCAGAGGGGAAGGGCTATGGTTTGACTCTAGTAAAGAACAGCCGAAAATTCATGAGCTTGATCTTTTTATAAGTGGGATCGTACGGCAGGTGAACCGACTGGGGTATGAGACTTTAGGGTCTTGTGATGGTCACGGACGAAGAGCCGCACATGTGATGATATCGAAGGAAAAAAAGATAGAAGAGCTAGTAGAATTGTTGCTTGCTTTTGGATGTAAAAGCGTGAATTGGCGAGAACATCGAAACAGCTATCATCTTTCCCTTCACCTGAAGCAGCATGAACTCTTAGACCTTGCTGAAAATATGAGTCTAGTGGAAGAAAGTTGGTTAGAACAAGGCTATGAATTTATCAAACAGCAACGCTTTTATCACTTGCTGGAGCAGTTACTGAACATTCCAGGAGTAAGTGGTAATGAAGAACGGGTTAGGAAGTTTGTCATCGAAAAACTCACTCCTTACGTCGATCACATATCGGTCGACCGAGCAGGAAATGTATTAGCTGAAAAAATATACAGAGGTGGACATGGTCCCGTCATTTTATTCAATGCCCATCTAGATACCGTGTATGAAATCGAGCCAGGCCGAAAGATTGTCAAAAACGGAAACACTTGGTCTAGCAGTAAGGGAATACTAGGTGCCGATGACCGTGCCGGAATTGCGGTGCTGCTTCATACAGCAGAGTACCTCAGTCAGCATTCTTCTTTTAGCGGAAAAGTAAAGTTCATCTTTACGGTGGAGGAAGAATGTGGATTAGTCGGTGCAAGAGAGGTTGATGAGTATTTCCTTTGGGGCACAGATGCGGCCATCGTCGTTGATCGCCGTGGGACTGGGGATATTGTGACTTCATGCGGGGGCTATTTTCCGTTTTGTCATCCACAATACGGGGCCTTTTTTGAAGAAATTGCTGTGATAGAAGGACTGAACGGCTGGGCCACAACGAAAGGTGGCAGCAGTGATACGAGAATTTGGGCAGAGCACAGCATCGAGAGTGTCAACTTGTCTGCTGGTTACAGAAACGAACATACAGAAGAGGAAATTCTCGATGTAGAGGCTTGTTACGGCACAGCTCAATTGCTAGAAGAGGTCCTGCGAAATGATAAGAAATTAAGAGCGGTTTTAAGAGGAATTAAGCGGGAGCAATTCGCTGATACCATTCTTAAAACAGCTCTTTAA
- a CDS encoding GTPase encodes MSSTIYDEISRIKDQLEKDEKETLKIALFGQPGAGKSSIINKLVGEKVAETGASTDVTKKAQPIYHNGLLFVDLPGYGTTQFPPNEWINEFNPDDFDLFLCVFSGKFHEADTKFFKELKQAGRVCLFVRNFHDALWEDGKTTEELEKVILADVEKQVQSKVDVIFTSCFKNGYGFEQLQDAIQQNLEPAKRDKYILSAKAYSKRHLDEKRMECEKLVTKYSAIAAANAINPIPGVDISVDVSVILKLFKSIQQAYGLNDEKIKKYEALLPVAKKVIEYASKGGVIVLLKSLSTKLAIKNTAKYIPIVGQVVAASAGFGLTHLAGSRYLNDCLELATHIMEKELQN; translated from the coding sequence ATGTCCTCCACGATTTATGATGAAATTAGTAGGATTAAAGATCAGTTAGAAAAAGATGAGAAAGAAACGTTAAAGATTGCTTTGTTTGGACAACCAGGAGCTGGGAAGTCCTCCATCATTAATAAATTAGTAGGTGAAAAGGTAGCTGAAACGGGAGCTTCAACCGATGTTACCAAAAAAGCACAGCCCATTTATCATAATGGGTTATTGTTTGTGGATTTACCTGGTTATGGCACCACCCAATTTCCACCTAACGAATGGATCAATGAATTTAACCCAGATGACTTTGATTTGTTTTTATGCGTTTTTTCAGGTAAGTTCCATGAAGCAGATACAAAATTTTTTAAAGAATTAAAACAAGCGGGAAGAGTTTGTTTATTCGTACGAAATTTTCATGATGCCTTATGGGAAGACGGGAAAACAACGGAAGAATTAGAAAAAGTAATTTTGGCTGATGTAGAAAAGCAAGTTCAGTCCAAAGTAGATGTTATTTTTACTAGTTGTTTTAAAAATGGCTATGGGTTTGAGCAGTTACAGGATGCGATTCAGCAAAACTTAGAGCCAGCCAAAAGAGATAAATATATCTTATCAGCTAAAGCATACTCTAAAAGGCATTTAGATGAGAAGAGAATGGAATGCGAGAAACTAGTGACCAAGTATTCCGCAATTGCAGCAGCAAATGCTATCAATCCTATCCCTGGTGTGGATATAAGCGTCGATGTATCTGTTATTTTAAAATTGTTTAAGTCTATCCAACAAGCCTATGGATTAAATGATGAAAAAATTAAAAAGTACGAAGCCCTTCTCCCAGTAGCAAAAAAAGTGATTGAATACGCATCAAAAGGGGGAGTTATCGTTCTTTTAAAGAGCTTATCCACAAAACTAGCTATAAAGAACACAGCAAAATATATTCCAATCGTCGGACAAGTCGTTGCTGCATCTGCTGGATTTGGCTTAACCCATTTAGCTGGAAGTCGTTATTTAAATGATTGTCTTGAATTAGCTACCCACATTATGGAAAAGGAATTACAAAACTAG